From a region of the Bradyrhizobium sp. KBS0727 genome:
- a CDS encoding PadR family transcriptional regulator, producing the protein MALGDAILACLTERPMTGYELAKTFDSSIGFFWKANHQQIYRELTKLRDRGHIQGREVVQSGKPNKLVYTLTPEGRAALRHWAARPSIPASIKDDLLVRLYALDSVDLEPLRADLMARLEHHRDRCSRYERILGKRFPDGTASPADMGKLLSLRLGVRHERAVVEWCEEALDALSAGTVRTNVVSIGDGHRENG; encoded by the coding sequence TTGGCCCTTGGCGACGCAATCCTGGCCTGCCTGACCGAACGCCCGATGACGGGCTATGAGCTCGCCAAGACCTTCGATTCGTCGATTGGGTTCTTCTGGAAGGCCAACCACCAGCAGATCTATCGCGAACTGACCAAACTTCGCGATCGCGGTCATATCCAGGGCCGCGAAGTCGTGCAGTCCGGCAAGCCCAACAAGCTGGTCTACACCCTGACGCCGGAGGGCCGCGCCGCGCTGCGGCACTGGGCCGCCCGGCCGAGCATCCCGGCCTCGATCAAGGACGATCTGCTGGTGCGGCTTTATGCGCTCGACAGCGTCGACCTGGAACCGTTGCGCGCCGACCTGATGGCGCGGCTGGAACACCACCGCGACCGCTGTTCCCGCTACGAACGGATTCTCGGCAAACGCTTCCCCGACGGCACGGCTTCGCCCGCCGACATGGGCAAGCTGCTTTCGCTGCGCCTCGGGGTCCGTCACGAGCGCGCCGTGGTGGAATGGTGCGAGGAAGCGCTCGACGCACTGTCGGCCGGCACCGTGCGGACCAACGTGGTGTCGATCGGGGACGGCCACCGCGAAAACGGTTAG
- a CDS encoding nuclear transport factor 2 family protein → MTMTALDKWYGYMKSHDHAALWELLHPDAVFESPVVHTPQRGRDITFKYLSSAEKVLGGPGFKYVGEWRSDTGAVLEFENEIEGIKINGVDIITFSADDRIIHFKVMVRPLKGMNLLHRLMGEQLAKEVAKEIAKQ, encoded by the coding sequence ATGACCATGACCGCACTCGACAAGTGGTACGGCTACATGAAGTCCCACGACCACGCGGCGCTGTGGGAGCTGCTGCACCCCGACGCGGTGTTCGAAAGCCCGGTCGTGCACACCCCGCAACGCGGGCGCGACATCACCTTCAAATATCTGTCGAGCGCCGAGAAGGTGCTGGGCGGCCCGGGCTTCAAATATGTCGGAGAATGGCGCAGCGACACCGGCGCGGTGCTCGAATTCGAAAACGAGATCGAAGGCATCAAGATCAACGGCGTCGACATCATCACCTTCAGCGCCGATGACCGCATCATTCATTTCAAGGTCATGGTGCGCCCGCTGAAGGGAATGAATCTGCTGCATCGCCTGATGGGAGAACAGCTCGCCAAGGAAGTCGCGAAGGAAATCGCGAAGCAGTGA
- a CDS encoding acyl-CoA dehydrogenase C-terminal domain-containing protein, translating to MPTYKAPVEDVTFLLNDVFQIDRYDNLPGFTDASADVREAIIGEAAKLSEEVLQPLNRAGDLEGCVRNDDGSVTTPKGFKEAFKQVAAGGWLGLSAPAEYGGQGLPVTLSQVVTEFQSAANMAFSMYGGLTMGATAALMVHGKPEQKKMFVPKMVAGEWTGTMNLTEPQCGTDLGLLRTKAVKQADGSYKITGTKIFISAGEHDLADNIIHLVLARIEGAPAGIKGVSLFVVPKILVNADGSLGARNGVSCGSIEHKMGIHGNSTCVMNYDGATGWLIGEENKGMQGMFVMMNEARLGVAVQGLAQSEVAYQNAVNYARERLQGRSLTGAKAPDKPADPIIVHPDVRRVLLTIRAFNEAARAMVVWTALKSDVAHRSSDPKDRQEADDHMGLMTPVMKGVMTDVGFSNAVMAQQMYGGHGYIAEHGMEQFVRDARIAMLYEGANGIQALDLVGRKLPRDGGRAVMAFFGEVTAFAKEHGADDAMKPFVTPLLAALGHLQQATGWLMQNALAKPDNAGAAATDYMQLFGLVTFGYMWARMAKVAQDKMAGSGATPYLTTKLVTGRFFMERMLPETTVHLARIQSGAATTMELAAEAF from the coding sequence ATGCCGACCTACAAAGCCCCCGTGGAAGACGTCACATTCCTGCTCAACGACGTGTTCCAGATCGATCGCTACGACAATCTGCCCGGTTTTACCGATGCCTCCGCCGACGTCCGCGAAGCCATCATCGGCGAGGCGGCCAAGCTGAGCGAGGAGGTGCTGCAGCCGCTCAATCGCGCCGGCGATCTCGAAGGCTGTGTTCGCAACGACGACGGCAGCGTCACCACGCCGAAGGGCTTCAAGGAAGCCTTCAAGCAGGTCGCCGCGGGCGGCTGGCTCGGGCTGTCGGCACCGGCGGAATATGGCGGGCAGGGACTGCCGGTGACGCTGAGCCAGGTCGTCACCGAATTCCAGAGCGCGGCCAACATGGCGTTTTCGATGTATGGCGGCCTGACCATGGGCGCGACCGCCGCGCTGATGGTGCACGGCAAGCCGGAACAGAAGAAGATGTTCGTGCCGAAGATGGTGGCGGGCGAGTGGACCGGCACCATGAACCTGACCGAGCCGCAATGCGGCACCGATCTCGGCCTGTTGCGCACCAAGGCCGTCAAGCAGGCCGACGGCAGCTACAAGATCACGGGCACCAAGATCTTCATCTCGGCCGGCGAGCACGACCTCGCCGACAACATCATCCATCTGGTGCTGGCGCGCATCGAAGGTGCACCCGCCGGCATCAAGGGCGTGTCGCTGTTCGTGGTGCCCAAGATTCTGGTCAATGCCGACGGTTCGCTCGGCGCCCGCAACGGCGTGTCCTGCGGCTCGATCGAGCACAAGATGGGCATCCACGGCAATTCGACCTGCGTGATGAATTACGACGGCGCCACCGGCTGGCTGATCGGCGAGGAAAACAAGGGCATGCAGGGCATGTTCGTGATGATGAACGAGGCCCGGCTCGGCGTCGCGGTGCAGGGCCTCGCGCAATCCGAAGTCGCCTACCAGAACGCCGTGAATTATGCGCGCGAGCGCCTGCAGGGCCGTTCGCTGACGGGCGCCAAGGCGCCGGACAAGCCGGCCGATCCGATCATCGTGCATCCCGACGTGCGCCGCGTGCTGCTCACCATCCGCGCCTTCAACGAGGCGGCGCGCGCCATGGTGGTGTGGACCGCCCTGAAGAGCGACGTCGCCCACCGCTCCTCCGACCCTAAGGACCGCCAGGAGGCCGACGACCACATGGGGCTGATGACCCCGGTCATGAAGGGCGTGATGACCGACGTCGGCTTCTCCAACGCCGTGATGGCGCAGCAGATGTATGGCGGCCACGGCTACATCGCCGAACACGGCATGGAGCAGTTCGTGCGCGATGCGCGCATCGCCATGCTCTATGAGGGCGCCAACGGCATTCAGGCGCTCGACCTCGTCGGCCGCAAACTGCCGCGCGACGGCGGCCGCGCCGTGATGGCGTTCTTCGGCGAAGTTACCGCCTTCGCCAAGGAACACGGCGCCGACGACGCGATGAAGCCGTTCGTGACGCCGCTATTAGCCGCGCTCGGCCACCTGCAGCAGGCTACCGGCTGGCTGATGCAGAACGCACTGGCGAAGCCCGACAACGCCGGTGCTGCCGCTACCGACTACATGCAATTGTTCGGCCTCGTCACCTTTGGCTACATGTGGGCTCGGATGGCAAAAGTGGCGCAGGACAAGATGGCGGGCTCCGGCGCCACGCCCTATCTGACCACCAAGCTGGTGACCGGGCGCTTCTTCATGGAGCGGATGTTACCGGAGACGACCGTCCACCTCGCGCGCATCCAGTCCGGCGCTGCCACCACCATGGAACTGGCGGCAGAAGCGTTCTGA